CGTCGGCGCATCAGACGCCTTCATCTCCTCCAGGAACTTCCACAGCATGTTGCAAAATCCCGCGACCGCGCCAACGGGAAGCCCATCCGACGCCCGCGTCAGAGGCGGGAGTGCGTGATACGCCCGGAAAATGTAGCCGGAGCCATCGATCAAAAAGAGGCGGGATTTGGAATCGGTCACAAGGCTACCCTAGCGTCCCGCGCACAGCGGCGCGAAAGAAAGAATTGGTTCTGTCGATGAGCGCAGCACTCGGCGTCGGTGCGCGCGGCTTTGACGCCAGCGCCCAGGCAGCCTGCGCCTCAACGTATGCGTCGATCGCTGGAATCCGTGCGCCTTCACCCATTTCCGCGCTTTCACGCTTCGACAAGCGTAGCGCTTCAAGCGCATCCGCAGTTTCGCGCGGCAGCACCACGCCCGCCAGCAAACCCGGCAAATCCATGGGCGGCGCGCCGCCCTTCTCGCGCAGCCAGTGAAGCGCCATCGCGGGCCGGATCACGTAGAAGTATTTTTTGAGCTTCACCAATTCGCGGCCCTCGATGAATCGGCCGCGTTGTGTGGCCAACAGGCCGTGATAATGGTGAACATCCGCAAACGCGCTGCGCCATTCTTGTGCCAGCGGCGCGAACGCCGCCATGAACGTAGGGTCGGCGCGATACACCAGCGGCGAAGCAATCCACTCGTGGACAACGCTGTTGCCGCGCGCCATGAGTTTGAGCGCCTTGCCAAGGTCCCATCCGTTCACGTCGAACAGGCCATCGATCGGCGATTCGATTACGTCGCGTCCCGGCCAAAGCGACAGATAATCATCCTCGCGTCGGACATAGATGAAACGCGCGTCGTAGTCGCTATCTGGTGAGTGAAAGCCCCACGCCCGACTGCCGCTTTCCACGGCGAGCAAGATGCGCACGTGCGTATCGCGCTCGATCCGCTCAAGCCGCGCCAATACGTCTTGACGCGCGTCGTGCGCGATTGCTTCTGCAAAGTCCGTCACTTTGGCAATCTAGACGCCGACGATCGACAGCTCAACGTTTGAACCACGCATTGTAGTCGTCCCGTTCGCCGCCGGCGGCGATGAGGGCGGCGGCGTCGCCGGTCGCTAGGAACGCTGTCGCGCTTTGCTTCACCGCGAGCGCGGCGGCGTGAAAAATGCCGGTCGCGGCGCTGAGGCGCTTGGCTCCCAGGGATTTGAGCGTCGCCAAATCCGGCAGTCCGCTCCACGCCATCAGGTTCAGCGGCATGGCGACGGCTTCAGCCAGCGCTTTGATGTCATCGGGCTTCATTACCAACGGCGCGAACAAGCCGCTCGCGCCCGCCGCCTTCATTGCGTGGCCGCGTCGGATCGTTTCTTCCAGCGCTTGCTCGGGTGGGACCAAGCGTTTCAAGAACACGTCCGTGCGAGCGTTGATATAAAGCGCAACGCCGGCGCTCTCCGCGGCTTTGCGCGCGGCTTCGATCTTACGCAGATGCAGATCGTGCGGCTGCTTGCCGTCCTCAAGATTGATGCCGACGGCGCCTGCACCGATGAGCACGCGCACGTTCTCCGCAACGCCCGACGGCTCATCGGAATACCCACCCTCGGCGTCGCAGCTAATCGGCACGCCAACGACGCGCGCGATCTCCTCGACCGCAACCGCGAGCTTGGCGATCGGCACGTCGTGGCCGTCGGCGAAACCATGCGCCCACGCCACGGCCGCGCTTGACGTAGCGATGGCTTTCGCGCCGGCGCGCTCGATGATTGCGGCGCTGGCAGCGTCCCATGCGTTCGGCAGAAGTAGAAAGTCGGTATGCAGCGCCGTGAATGTCGCGGCGTCGCTGGGGCGTGCGGGCATGGGCAAATCCTCCGTGGCGCCGAAGGCATACACGCAAGCCAAGCAATAGGCTTGGGGAATCCTGACAGCTGCGCCGCGTTGAGCGGGCGCCTTGGTTGGGCTAGGCCATCCTCCGCACGGGGAACAATTGGACGACACGGCACCTCAAGACGGCGCGGGCCTCGCGCCTGGCGTTACGCGCGCACCCATCCCCGGCTGGGTGGAGTTGGAGGCGTACGCGCGCCCGGCGTCGCCCAATCCACATTTCATCGCCCAAGGCTCGGCGGTGTTGCTGGACGAGGTTCAGGTCGATCTTTGCGGGTCCGAACGTGGCTGGTTTCACCGCCGCGCGGAGATGGTGACTGCGC
This portion of the alpha proteobacterium U9-1i genome encodes:
- a CDS encoding probable carboxyvinyl-carboxyphosphonate phosphorylmutase; translated protein: MPARPSDAATFTALHTDFLLLPNAWDAASAAIIERAGAKAIATSSAAVAWAHGFADGHDVPIAKLAVAVEEIARVVGVPISCDAEGGYSDEPSGVAENVRVLIGAGAVGINLEDGKQPHDLHLRKIEAARKAAESAGVALYINARTDVFLKRLVPPEQALEETIRRGHAMKAAGASGLFAPLVMKPDDIKALAEAVAMPLNLMAWSGLPDLATLKSLGAKRLSAATGIFHAAALAVKQSATAFLATGDAAALIAAGGERDDYNAWFKR